The Alicyclobacillus vulcanalis DNA window GATCTCGCCGCGCACGTGCTGAAACAGGTCTGCCTTCGGGCCGGCATTGAGCCGGGGGAAGTTGAGGAAGTGTACATGGGCTGCGCGAACCAAGCGGGCGAGGACAACCGCAACGTGGCGCGGATGGCCGTGCTCCTCGCGGGCTTTCCCGAGCATGTCCCTGGCGTCACGGTGAACCGCCTGTGCGCGTCCGGCCTGGAGGCCGTCAACCAGGCCGCGAAGGCCATCGCCCTGGGCGAGATCGACATCGCCATCGCGGGGGGCGTGGAGAGCATGACGCGCGCGCCGCTCGTGTTTCCGAAGCCCGAGATGGAGTACGTGCGCGGCAACCAGATCATGTGGGACACGACGCTCGGCTGGCGCATGCCCAACCCTCATTTTCCCTATCCGCTGGAAAGCATGGGAGAGACGGCGGAGAACGTGGCCGAGCAGTTTGGCATCTCCCGCGAGGACCAGGACGCCTTTGCCCTCGCCAGCCAGCAGAAGGCCGCGAGAGCGCAGGCGGAGGGCATCTTTGCAGAGGAGATTGCGCCCGTCGTCGTGAAGGATAAGAAGCAGGAGACAGTGGTCGATCGCGACGAGCACCTGCGGCCGGAAACCACGTTGGAGGCGCTCGCCAAGCTCAAGCCGGCCTTCCGCGAGAACGGCACGGTGACGGCGGGCAACTCGTCCGGCATCAACGACGGCGCGGCGGCGCTGTTGCTCGTCTCCGAGGAAAAGGGCCGGGCGTTGGGGCTCAAGCCGCTCGCGCGCTGGGTGGCGAGCGCGACGGCGGGGGTCAGCCCGCGCGTGATGGGCATTGGGCCCGTGTACGCCGTGCGAAAGCTTCTAGCGAGGACGGGCGTGACGGTGGACGAGATCGACTGGGTGGAGCTCAACGAGGCGTTTGCCGCGCAGTCCATTGCCTGCATCCGGGAACTCGGGCTCGATCCGGCCAAGGTGAATCCGAACGGCGGAGCCATCGCGCTCGGCCATCCGCTCGGTTGTTCGGGCGCGCGTCTCGCGGGCACGCTCGCGAAGCAACTCGTGCGCACGGGCGCTCGCTATGGCATTGCCACGCTGTGCGTGGGCGTGGGCCAGGGCGTGGCCACCCTCCTCGAGCGGGTGGAGGCGTAAGGCCCGTGACGGGGCCGTTGCGTCCCGCCGCACGCGTGCGCGTTGCACGGTGAGGTACAATGAGACTGCGAGGGCGGCCTGCGGCCGAGCGGGATCCATCTTCCGCCAGCCGGCAGGCCGTTTTGGACAGAGGAAGGGATGCCGGAAAGCACGAGGATCGCCACAAAGAAGCGCCCCCGGGACCGCCGGGCGGTACGCTTACGGAGCAAGGCGGAACCCGCGGGCGGTGGGATCCGCGCTGGACATCCATGTAGGAGGTTGCAGCTTGCACACAATAGACATTCTGCTCCTGCTTACCCTGTTGGCGTTTGCCGCATGGACAGCGTGGCGCGTGGCGCTGACCGAGCGCAATCAGCAGCGCCTCTTTGCCCAGCTCGAGGCCCACGAGCGAGCCCTCCGCGATTTGCGCATGGAACTGTCGCAGGCCTTGCAGTCCCAAAGCCAGGCTTGGATGAACGCTCAGTCCGAAGCGGCGCGAAGCCTCGTGCAGACCGTGTCGCTGCAACATCAAAACTTGCTGCACGCGCTCGGGGAGTGGAGCGAGAAGGACCGGGCGCAGTTGGAATCGTTCAGCCAGCGATTGAGCGAATGGGCACAGCACACGGCCCGCCAGCTCGACGCCATGCGCGACACCGTCGAGCGCCGGCTCCAGTACCTGCAGGAGGACAACCGGAAGGAACTCGAGCGCATGCGCCAGACCGTCGACGAAAAGCTGCATCAAACGCTCGAACGACGCCTCGGCGAATCGTTCCAACTCGTCAGTCAGCGCCTCGAACAGGTGCATCAGGGTTTGGGGGAGATGCAGTCGCTCGCGGCGGGCGTGGGGGATTTGAAGCGAGTGCTGTCCAACGTCAAGGCACGCGGCATCCTCGGCGAGGTGCAGCTCGACACGCTTCTCGAACAAATCCTGAGTCCTGAGCAGTACGCGCGCAACGTCGCGGTCAAGCCGGGGGCCGACGAGCGCGTCGATTTTGCCATTCGCCTCCCGGGTCGCGAAGGGGACGATCCCGTCTGGCTTCCCATTGACGCCAAGTTCCCCCTCGAGGCTTATCAGCGCCTCGTCGAGGCGCAGGATGCGGGCGACCAAGCGGCATTTCTGGAGGCCGCCAAGGCGCTTGAAGCGCGCATCCGCGACGAGGCGAAATCCATCCGGAACAAGTACGTCGCTCCGCCGCACACCACGGAATTCGCGCTCTTATTCCTGCCGA harbors:
- a CDS encoding thiolase family protein, giving the protein MRNVWLVEYVRTPIGRQGGVLKRVRPDDLAAHVLKQVCLRAGIEPGEVEEVYMGCANQAGEDNRNVARMAVLLAGFPEHVPGVTVNRLCASGLEAVNQAAKAIALGEIDIAIAGGVESMTRAPLVFPKPEMEYVRGNQIMWDTTLGWRMPNPHFPYPLESMGETAENVAEQFGISREDQDAFALASQQKAARAQAEGIFAEEIAPVVVKDKKQETVVDRDEHLRPETTLEALAKLKPAFRENGTVTAGNSSGINDGAAALLLVSEEKGRALGLKPLARWVASATAGVSPRVMGIGPVYAVRKLLARTGVTVDEIDWVELNEAFAAQSIACIRELGLDPAKVNPNGGAIALGHPLGCSGARLAGTLAKQLVRTGARYGIATLCVGVGQGVATLLERVEA
- a CDS encoding DNA recombination protein RmuC; protein product: MHTIDILLLLTLLAFAAWTAWRVALTERNQQRLFAQLEAHERALRDLRMELSQALQSQSQAWMNAQSEAARSLVQTVSLQHQNLLHALGEWSEKDRAQLESFSQRLSEWAQHTARQLDAMRDTVERRLQYLQEDNRKELERMRQTVDEKLHQTLERRLGESFQLVSQRLEQVHQGLGEMQSLAAGVGDLKRVLSNVKARGILGEVQLDTLLEQILSPEQYARNVAVKPGADERVDFAIRLPGREGDDPVWLPIDAKFPLEAYQRLVEAQDAGDQAAFLEAAKALEARIRDEAKSIRNKYVAPPHTTEFALLFLPMEGLFAEVLRRSGLWESLARDYRVVVTGPTTLAALLNSLQMGFRTLAIQRRSSEVWQLLGAIRTEFGKFGELLARTRKKLEEASNAIDRAATRSRQIERKLVAVEAQPELPDASWEEDA